The Fusarium poae strain DAOMC 252244 chromosome 2, whole genome shotgun sequence nucleotide sequence GAATTATCTCATTTCAGGGACCAGGCAGGGGCTCGGGCAGGGCCTCAGGGGGCCTGATCATTCGTCATAATCCAGTGACTGTCCTGTCTGTCAACTGTCCCCGCCCGCCTGGTTGCCCCGTGCTGAGCGCTAGACCTAGAGAGGGCTCAAGCCAGGGGAGAGAGCAACGCCCCGGAGGGAGAATCGAGTAAGGAAAACCGCCTTTCGCTTGGTccgtttttcttttcccctgACGGGGGAAGACGACAAAAAGCTGTACAACATAACTTAGTAACTACCTAGTtattgatttgtttgattgtTGATGGATCCAAGAGTTTGCTTTGCTTGTACAATACAGTAATACCCTAAGCTCTGGTCTTGTCCGCAAAGCAAACACTACGGATATTTTCCCCAGGCTTAGTACCTTCCACTACTACTATCACTACGAAACCGCTTAATttaaacaaaacaaaacatccTCAACCACCACGATACGATACGATACGATAAATAGACCCGCGAACGAGCGATTAGGTGTATGTATACATCATTTCTATTGCGACGAATAGACAAAAGGACATGCGTGGGCAGAAACATTCACAAAGTTTCGCTGTGGCTTGCTCTCGAGAGCCTCCTTTTCTTGAGCTGCCACGAAACAACCACCGTTGGACCTGACACGTATCTTTGCACCTCTGCTCTTCTCTGTTCGATATCAAGCTTTTTACTACCACAAGTAAAAGAAACAAGGCTGACAAATTTGCGCCGTGAACAGATCTCGAAACAAAAGAAACGATTCTTATCTCCCCCTTGTCAATCCCCATATTCTAAACATCACACCACTCCCCCGCGAAAACACGAGCGCATAAACCGATACCACACACACAGAGAATCAAACCGCAACCATGGGCGGTCAATTCTCAAAGATGATGGGCAAGATCTTCGGATCAAAGGAGATGCGCCTTCTCATGCTCGGTCTCGACGCCGCCGGAAAGACAACCATCCTctacaagctcaagctcggCCAGGACGTTACTACTATTCCCACCGTTGGCTTCAACGTCGAGACCGTTACCTACAAGAACGTCAAGTTCAACGTCTGGGATGTCGGTGGTCAGGACAAGATTCGACCTCTGTGGAGGCATTACTTTAGTGGTATGTATTGTGCGGCCAGAGCTATGAAGGCGTACTGATGTTGTATCTATAGGAACGCAGGGTCTTATCTTTGTTATCGACTCATCCGACAGAAACAGAATGGAGGAGGCTAGACAAGAACTTCACCGCATCATCAATGATCGCGAGATGAAGGATAGTCTACTACTCGTGTTTGCCAACAAGCAAGATTTGGCAGAGGGTAAGATATCCCAACTGTTCTTTCAGTACGCAAATGCTAACAAATCCCCCCTAGCCATGAAGCCCCAAGAAGTTACCGAGGCTCTTCAACtctccaagctcaaggacAAGGTCTGGTACGTGGTACCCAGCTGCGCTACCACAGGTGAAGGTCTGTTGGAAGGTCTGGCGTGGCTTAGCAACAACGTCAAGGCTCCTCCAACCCCAGCCAAGAAGTAgacgacgacaacaacatcacaaaGAACTCGATTTGTGACGTTTCTCGTCTGGGTGTATCGCATCGCCTTTCTGATCATCATATTTCATCCCCGACTCGATCCCGAactctctttcttcctcatctACACTGTCTACTTTCGACACAGCGCGTGCAGTACTTGGCGAAAAGGACAGCTCACATCACCTCCCCCGGAGAGGAAGACCTCCATCTACGCAACACCCATACCCGAAATCTTCCCAAACACCCGTCGAAAATACCCGAATGTTATCATATCTTGCTTTAATTTACTGCCGGAAGAGGGGAAAGCCGAACacacaaaaaaagaaaagaaaggggATGTGGGGAGGACGAAACACAAACATAAACAAGATAATGGAGGGTGGATTTGGGAATGTGTATGGATGGAGGGatgaaggaaaagagaaagcAGATAGGCAGCGTATCTGAGGCATGtcacttcttcttttttgtttcgtctattttatttttcttcttgTATCTTGTGGAATTCGcgtttttatttttactgGTTATTACTTCTTCTACTACCACTCTGTTGCGTAAGTCATATCGttgttctcttttttttactgGTGAGAGATGGTGATTTCTTAGAGGGAAATGCCTTTTTCTCCCCTTTTATGTATTCTTCTTAATGATATGGCAGCCTTTTTCTGCCTTGTTGAAACCGGGCGGTGATGTTAGagagggaggaggaggagaatcgggatgggatgggatggtaGGATAGATTGAAGTCTGGTGGTTGGGGGAAATGAAATGGAACATGTTGTAGATGCACTTGTGTGTGTTTGCTGTTTGCGTTTTTGTGTTATGCCATGTTGCCGTGTGATGGATGATACATGCGCAATGTTTGACTGGCGTGGGCCTTTGAAAGGACATCTACATGTGAGTTTGCTTAGATGGTCCTTCCTCGATAAACCAATGAATATGTCCCTGTGGCGAGCATGGAGGGACTGACTGTTGATGACACAAACTCGAGAGACGAGATACATGTGACGTGTGTGCATGGCCCAAGGTGAAGAATAGTATCAATGCTGTATGAATGCAAGCGCTGGGTATCTGCTATAGTAACTACTCCGTTCATCCACCAGGCCAAACACTCTAGAATCACAATCCCATGcacaaaaaaagacaaatCGCCAAAAAACGCCATACCATGTCTATAAACTCCAATCTCATCTCCACTGTCCCGATGAGATGTCCGCCCAATTGCCCGCAGCCATTCGAACACCACATTGGTAGATACTGGTATACCAGTAATGAAAAATGTTGCCGTACACATCTACACCGTTGATTTGCATGCCGCACAGACAGACACCCGTGAACTGCAGAAGGGATTGTGGAGGCGCGGGATTCTACTCCTTCAGCCTCTTGGCTGGCCGCATGAGCGTGTCATCGGGTAATCCGCTGCGCTTTGTTCCGGGTAGACTGCTGGTCCTGATATCATTGTCGTCTTGACTGACGCGTCGGCAAGGGTACTCGTTCTTGCAACCCTCGAAGCAGTTCGCGCTGACACGATCACCAGTAGAGAAAAATGGCGATTGGAGAGCTTGAGCGGCAGTGAGACGCTTTGAAGGGTCGTACTCGAGAAGGCCTGCGAGTAACTTGTAGCCCTCTTGACCTAGAGAGGCAAGTGGTGGAGCTCCTCCGGGGGTGCTGGTGTGGTTGATGGTGCTGAAATACCACTTTTCGAGGTTTGAACCGCctggtggaggtggaggagggttGCGGGAGCCGTAGTGGCCGTGATGATgagggtggtgatgatggccGTGGTGACCGTGATGAGATGAGGCCATCGTGTTGGCGAGGGTGTTGAGTTGGTTGTATTCGGGCATTGTCGGAAGAAGGGGCCATTTGTCCTTTGTAGGCACGCCCATGATCTCTATTATCTTTTGCATCTGGTTGCGCTGAAAGGGTACCGTCTTTTTGCTATCCATCTTGGCTTCCTCGCCCTTAAATATGGGTCGCAGAGACAGGAGCTCAGCAAAGATGCAGCCGATAGCCCACATGTCGATGGCCGGAGTATAGTGGCAAGATCCAAGAATGAGTTCTGGTGCGCGGTACCATATTGTCACAACCACCTTGTCTCCGCTGAACAGTGAATGAAGAGGCTTGTCGAAACGACGTGCGAGACCCAAGTCACCAATCTTGACCTCACCTGATGAAGTAACCATAATGTTGGCGGGCTTGAGATCACGGTGCAGAACCCAGTTGGTGTGAAGATACTGGCATCCGTTAAGAAGTTGAAACATGATGCTCTTTATCGTTGCTGGAGGGATCGGATGCCGAGGTTGTTGAGTATGGTGATGAATAATCTGAAGCAAATCATGCTCTGCGTACTCAAAGACCATAAAGATGCACTTGTCTTCTAGCATAATCTCACAAAGACGGATGACATTGTGATGGTGAAGTTCGCTGCACAGACTCATCTCACGGACAGCACTCTGCGAGATGCCTGTGTAGCTAATCTGCTCGCCTTCCTTGTCAGGCTTGAACTTTTTGATGGCGAACTCGCCAACGGGCTTTCCATTGCGACCGACAGCCTTGTAAACACGTCCATAGGTACCGGAGCTGATGAAACCGATGATGCGATACCGATCTGTAATGCGGACTTTGGGCTGATATCCAGTAGAACGATCGTGAGGTTCTACATGACGTTTTTGGTAAGCGTGAGATGGGAAACCGAGGCCGATGTGAGGGCGGAGAGGCATCGCCAAGTATTATTAGATGAGTCAAAGTGCGGTTTAACCACTTGGCATTGGCACTATGAGAGATGACGATGGTGAggtggaggatgatgatgaagacaaaGATAGGGTCCCACAAGCGGTAATGAAGGGGGATTGACCAGAGCAAATCAAGCCAAGACGTCCAAGAGCCCAAAAGGAAAAGATGATGCAGGCAAGAAATTAAAATGATGACGCTGAGACCAAAAAAAGAACTGGTGAGAAGAATGATGAAGATAAGTTGAGTTTGAGTTGAGTTCAGAAAGTAGTCGTTGCTTGTCTAAAACTCGACACCTCAGGTTGATCTTTTTTCCCCACGCCGGGACAAGTATGCGGAGTCTAGAAAGAAAGCAAAGGAGATCAAAGTCCGACAAAAAGGCAAGATAGGGTAAGACTAGTCTCAGCTGTCGAGGAGGAGTAGGAATATGCAAGACGTGCAGAAATGGACAAATCCAAAGTCCGTACGGATACGGATATTGAAGCCGATTGCGAGGAGAGAGAGTGTGTGTGTATGTGTGTGAATAAATGACGGGATAACAGGGAATCACAGATAGGCGAGATTCAGATATATAACATACAAAAAGTACATATATGTGAAAAGAGATTATAATAGTggtaatagtaaatagagagagaagaaactCACCTTCAAAAGTCGCCTGAACACTCCGCTTCAACCCCCTGACAACGCCCAAGCCAACGGATCCCGGGCCCGAAGCCCCCGTCGGCGGATTCGTTATGCTCATTTACTActtttttgtttcttatcaacttcttttccttcttcttttcttttttgatTGAGTAGTAGTAAATAAAATTAGGCTCTAACTTTCGGAACGGGGCCtccgaaaaaagaaaagttgGGGGGTCAAAGGAGGGTTGTAAGCTGATTTGCACACGCGCGCACCCCCCCAAATGATGATGGCGGGCGGCAAAGACACGAGAGCTCAAAGGGAATTAGGATGGTGTTACTTTTCCCCCGCGCggggaaaaaaaaggcaaaaaaaaaaagaaacgtAAGATAAAGGGTAATAGATCTGAACCTTGGAGTGATTTGATGCGCGCCGATAGGATGAGGAGGCTTGTAGGGAAGTTTCGTGGTGGATGCACGCGTTGGGGAACTTTGTACGGCAGGTAAGTAAAGTAAATCAATACTACAAACCTGCAGACGCACGCTGTACTATCGTTGGGACGCTGCAGCTGTATGTAGGTATCCTCTTTCTGCGGCGTGGATTTCTGTCTCTCTCTGTTTCTCACAAAGGAATATGGGGGCTGCCAACCGACCTCCTTGTCTTGGTCTGGTTCGTGCGGAGATCCGCTCTCTGTGGAGATGGGAATAAGATGGATCTCTCTTGGAAATGACTCGTGGCTAGGTAAGGTTAAGTTATACTGGCGTTTTCCCGCTGGTGGTGGTTTTCGCGATTGATGCGGAAAGTGAAAAAAATGCGACAGAGTTGAGAGGTTTCATGCAAATTGGTGTGTGTTTTTTTCTCCCTTGTGTTCTAGAATTCGAACTAGGTATGCAACTTTGTTTGTCCCATTGAGCGATGACTAAGCTGGCTTGGACTAGATATCAGTCTGGGTGTTGGTGATTGCATTATCTGGAATGAACTTGGACAACAACAAGATACTTCATGacttacttatattatagaCAAGCTATTCATATGTACATCATATCGAAATTGTTAATTGATAAACTTGTAGCTA carries:
- the ARF6 gene encoding ADP-ribosylation factor, Arf Arf6 (BUSCO:50460at5125) yields the protein MGGQFSKMMGKIFGSKEMRLLMLGLDAAGKTTILYKLKLGQDVTTIPTVGFNVETVTYKNVKFNVWDVGGQDKIRPLWRHYFSGTQGLIFVIDSSDRNRMEEARQELHRIINDREMKDSLLLVFANKQDLAEAMKPQEVTEALQLSKLKDKVWYVVPSCATTGEGLLEGLAWLSNNVKAPPTPAKK
- the SSN3 gene encoding cyclin-dependent protein kinase (BUSCO:23919at5125), with protein sequence MSITNPPTGASGPGSVGLGVVRGLKRSVQATFEEPHDRSTGYQPKVRITDRYRIIGFISSGTYGRVYKAVGRNGKPVGEFAIKKFKPDKEGEQISYTGISQSAVREMSLCSELHHHNVIRLCEIMLEDKCIFMVFEYAEHDLLQIIHHHTQQPRHPIPPATIKSIMFQLLNGCQYLHTNWVLHRDLKPANIMVTSSGEVKIGDLGLARRFDKPLHSLFSGDKVVVTIWYRAPELILGSCHYTPAIDMWAIGCIFAELLSLRPIFKGEEAKMDSKKTVPFQRNQMQKIIEIMGVPTKDKWPLLPTMPEYNQLNTLANTMASSHHGHHGHHHHPHHHGHYGSRNPPPPPPGGSNLEKWYFSTINHTSTPGGAPPLASLGQEGYKLLAGLLEYDPSKRLTAAQALQSPFFSTGDRVSANCFEGCKNEYPCRRVSQDDNDIRTSSLPGTKRSGLPDDTLMRPAKRLKE